A window of the Microbacterium sp. AZCO genome harbors these coding sequences:
- a CDS encoding FAD-linked oxidase C-terminal domain-containing protein codes for MSADAMASALPSEAVRALREALPGRVDAGRDSRAAHSTDRSGTRGAGIAELVVHPRDTADVQEICRIASRFGIPLVPRGAGTGLAGGAVAGSGQIVVATDRMTSILEISVDNQLAVVQPGVLNGDLNAVLATHGLWWPPDPASKAISTVGGNIAMNAGGLLCAKYGVTRETVLALTVVLADGEAIQVGHRTVKGVSGLDLCGLFVGSEGTLGIITECTLKVRPMVNGVVPTIGAYFADASAAARASAAVTASGERPAIMELMDAALLEAVSDYTGEDLASAGSAYLLVQTDGPQAVAEAERIAAILRDAGARSLDVTDDPEAAASLVDVRRSGFLAVEARGTILVEDVAVPRDRIADMYDRIEEVAARYSVFIATPCHAGDGNLHPTFVLDHGLEEVPDDVWDAAGEIFAAALELGGTLSGEHGIGLLKRRWLGDELGPRQLDLQRRVKEVFDPDGIMNPGKVFPAAQPA; via the coding sequence GTGAGCGCCGACGCTATGGCGTCCGCCCTGCCCTCGGAAGCCGTGCGCGCCCTGCGCGAGGCGCTTCCGGGCCGGGTGGACGCCGGCCGCGATTCCCGTGCCGCGCACTCGACCGATCGGTCGGGCACGCGCGGCGCGGGGATCGCCGAGCTCGTCGTGCACCCGCGCGACACCGCCGACGTCCAGGAGATCTGCCGCATCGCCTCGCGGTTCGGCATCCCCCTGGTGCCGAGAGGAGCGGGTACCGGGCTCGCGGGTGGCGCCGTGGCCGGGAGCGGCCAGATCGTGGTCGCCACCGACCGCATGACGTCGATCCTCGAGATCTCCGTCGACAACCAGCTCGCCGTGGTGCAGCCGGGTGTCCTCAACGGCGATCTCAATGCCGTCCTGGCGACGCACGGACTCTGGTGGCCGCCCGATCCGGCGTCGAAGGCGATCTCGACCGTGGGCGGGAACATCGCCATGAACGCCGGCGGCCTCCTGTGCGCGAAGTACGGGGTGACGCGCGAGACCGTCCTCGCCCTCACCGTCGTGCTCGCCGACGGGGAGGCGATCCAGGTGGGCCACAGGACGGTCAAAGGGGTCTCGGGGCTCGACCTCTGCGGGCTCTTCGTCGGCTCGGAGGGCACACTCGGCATCATCACGGAGTGCACGCTCAAAGTGCGCCCGATGGTGAACGGCGTCGTGCCGACGATCGGCGCGTACTTCGCGGACGCGTCCGCGGCCGCGCGGGCATCCGCCGCCGTGACCGCGTCGGGCGAGCGTCCCGCGATCATGGAGCTGATGGATGCCGCCCTCCTCGAGGCCGTGAGCGACTACACCGGCGAAGATCTCGCATCGGCCGGCTCTGCGTACCTTCTCGTCCAGACCGACGGACCGCAGGCGGTCGCCGAGGCCGAGCGCATCGCGGCGATCCTGCGCGATGCGGGTGCGCGATCGCTCGACGTGACCGATGACCCGGAGGCCGCGGCATCCCTCGTCGATGTCCGGCGCTCCGGATTCCTCGCTGTCGAGGCGCGCGGCACGATCCTCGTGGAGGACGTCGCGGTGCCGCGCGACAGGATCGCCGACATGTACGACCGCATCGAGGAGGTCGCCGCGCGTTACAGCGTGTTCATCGCGACGCCCTGTCACGCCGGCGACGGCAACCTCCACCCGACCTTCGTGCTCGATCACGGGCTCGAGGAGGTGCCCGATGACGTGTGGGATGCGGCCGGTGAGATCTTCGCCGCGGCGCTCGAGCTGGGCGGGACGCTCAGCGGCGAGCACGGCATCGGCCTGCTGAAGCGCCGCTGGCTCGGCGACGAGCTGGGCCCGCGGCAGCTCGACCTGCAGCGGCGGGTCAAGGAGGTCTTCGACCCCGACGGCATCATGAACCCCGGCAAGGTCTTCCCGGCGGCCCAGCCGGCGTGA
- a CDS encoding thiamine pyrophosphate-binding protein, producing the protein MPTVSAHVAVTLARHIDHVFGVMGNGNAWFLDALERQTSATYTAVRHEAGAVVAADAHYRAGGGLAAATATYGAGFTNTLTALAEAVQAHVPLVLVVGDEPTSGPRPWDVDQIALASAVGARTYTVGRTDAAATTVIAIEHALTYRVPTVLAIPYDVATREAGPVPEAPAPAVPAPLAPAGPFAAAAVRELAAALAGAERPFLLAGRGAYVAGAGDALGALADATGAVTASTALGRGIFPRGEFDLGVAGGFGADGAMALVRDADVAVVFGASLNQFTMRFGELFSPCTRVVQVDVAPAATHPHVGGYIRGDARVVAEALLDELRALGPTSSGWREAVSFDGLRAYEAGDDLAPDGRLDPRSLAARIGELLPEDRVVVSDGGHFIGWANMYWPVASPDRMVMIGTAYQSIGLGFPSVPGAALAKPTSTVVLTTGDGGGLMALADLESAVRVAAGRGLCVVWNDGAYGAEVNLYGLKGVAEEPMLIPEVDFAGLARAVGAEGVVVRSLDDLERLESWAAVDAASRPFLLLDCRVSTSVIAPYQREIIRVNS; encoded by the coding sequence ATGCCCACCGTCTCTGCGCACGTCGCCGTCACCCTCGCCCGCCACATCGACCACGTCTTCGGCGTGATGGGCAACGGCAACGCCTGGTTCCTCGACGCGCTCGAACGTCAGACCTCCGCCACCTACACCGCTGTCCGCCACGAGGCCGGGGCGGTCGTCGCGGCCGACGCCCACTACCGCGCGGGCGGTGGGCTCGCCGCCGCGACCGCGACCTACGGCGCCGGCTTCACGAACACCCTCACGGCACTGGCCGAGGCCGTGCAGGCGCACGTGCCGCTCGTGCTCGTCGTCGGCGACGAGCCGACGTCGGGCCCGCGGCCGTGGGACGTCGATCAGATCGCCCTCGCGTCGGCCGTCGGCGCGCGCACCTACACCGTGGGACGGACGGATGCGGCTGCGACCACCGTCATCGCGATCGAGCACGCCCTGACCTATCGTGTGCCGACGGTGCTCGCGATCCCCTACGACGTCGCGACACGCGAGGCCGGACCCGTGCCCGAGGCGCCCGCGCCGGCTGTGCCGGCTCCCCTGGCTCCGGCGGGACCGTTCGCGGCCGCCGCCGTGCGCGAGCTCGCGGCGGCGCTCGCCGGCGCCGAGCGCCCGTTCCTCCTCGCCGGCCGGGGCGCGTACGTGGCAGGGGCGGGCGACGCGCTCGGCGCGCTCGCCGACGCGACCGGCGCCGTGACCGCCTCGACCGCGCTCGGCCGGGGCATCTTCCCGCGCGGCGAGTTCGACCTCGGCGTCGCGGGCGGGTTCGGCGCCGACGGCGCCATGGCGCTCGTGCGCGACGCCGACGTCGCGGTCGTGTTCGGGGCATCCCTCAACCAGTTCACGATGCGCTTCGGAGAGCTGTTCTCACCGTGCACGCGCGTCGTGCAGGTCGACGTCGCGCCCGCCGCGACCCACCCGCACGTCGGCGGGTACATCCGCGGCGACGCGCGGGTCGTGGCCGAGGCGCTGCTCGACGAGCTTCGCGCGCTCGGCCCGACGTCGTCGGGCTGGCGCGAGGCCGTCTCCTTCGACGGCCTGCGCGCGTACGAGGCCGGCGACGACCTCGCCCCCGACGGGCGGCTCGATCCCCGATCGCTCGCGGCCCGCATCGGTGAGCTGCTGCCCGAGGACCGCGTGGTCGTCTCGGACGGCGGGCACTTCATCGGCTGGGCCAACATGTACTGGCCTGTCGCCTCCCCCGACCGCATGGTCATGATCGGCACGGCCTACCAGTCGATCGGGCTCGGGTTCCCCTCGGTTCCCGGCGCGGCGCTCGCCAAGCCCACCTCGACCGTCGTGCTCACGACGGGCGACGGAGGCGGACTCATGGCGCTCGCCGACCTCGAGTCGGCCGTGCGGGTCGCGGCCGGTCGCGGGCTCTGCGTGGTCTGGAACGACGGCGCCTACGGCGCGGAGGTCAACCTCTACGGCCTGAAGGGCGTCGCCGAGGAGCCGATGCTCATCCCCGAGGTCGACTTCGCGGGCCTCGCCCGAGCCGTCGGCGCCGAGGGCGTCGTCGTGCGCTCGCTCGACGATCTCGAGCGGCTCGAGTCGTGGGCGGCGGTGGATGCGGCATCCCGCCCCTTCCTCCTGCTCGACTGCCGCGTGTCGACATCGGTCATCGCGCCGTACCAGCGGGAGATCATCCGCGTGAACTCCTGA
- a CDS encoding IclR family transcriptional regulator: MPDDAKGPASQTLSRGIRILEILADARDALSIDELAGRLEVHRSIAYRLLRTLEDHGLVVRDGNGRLALGARMAALAAGVAHDLQAEALPELTAAANELGMTCFLSLLDRDECVTLASVEPRHGVASVAQRPGTRHPVTVGAPGKAILTMSAESAWPEAMDAAHRADVRAARERGWATSHDEVIPGLRSIAVPLRLPRGERAAVAVVYLSDPHPDAEIAERLTRVARAITSALGG; this comes from the coding sequence ATGCCCGACGACGCGAAAGGTCCCGCGTCGCAGACGCTGAGCCGAGGCATCCGGATCCTCGAGATCCTTGCCGACGCGCGCGACGCGCTCTCGATCGATGAGCTCGCCGGACGCCTGGAGGTGCACCGGTCGATCGCGTACCGCCTGCTGCGGACCCTCGAAGACCACGGCCTCGTCGTGCGCGACGGCAACGGACGGCTCGCCCTCGGAGCCCGCATGGCGGCGCTCGCCGCGGGGGTCGCGCACGACCTGCAGGCCGAGGCGCTCCCCGAGCTGACCGCCGCGGCGAACGAGCTCGGCATGACGTGCTTTCTGTCGCTGCTCGACCGCGACGAATGCGTCACGCTCGCGAGCGTCGAGCCGCGGCACGGCGTGGCGTCGGTCGCCCAGCGTCCGGGCACGCGGCATCCCGTGACCGTCGGCGCGCCCGGAAAGGCGATCCTGACGATGTCCGCGGAATCCGCGTGGCCGGAGGCGATGGATGCCGCGCACCGCGCCGACGTGCGCGCCGCGCGCGAGCGGGGCTGGGCCACGAGCCACGATGAGGTGATCCCCGGGCTGCGTTCGATCGCCGTGCCGCTGCGCCTCCCGCGCGGCGAGCGCGCCGCGGTCGCGGTGGTCTACCTGTCCGATCCGCACCCGGACGCCGAGATCGCCGAGCGCCTGACGCGCGTCGCGCGGGCCATCACCTCGGCCCTCGGCGGCTGA